The following proteins are co-located in the Paraburkholderia phytofirmans PsJN genome:
- a CDS encoding 2Fe-2S iron-sulfur cluster-binding protein, which yields MSSSTVPSSPGWDLERSPFHEGELAVQERVGVREKIDAQGRRAVRRYLTAQQREFFLMLPYVFMASVDSSGRPWASFLVGEPGFVNPTGDVTLTVRARALYGDPLNDTLVPGAEIALLGVQFHTRRRNRVIGTVGALLPDGFTIDVRQTLGICPQYIQGRELSFNRDPLLPEPRPVHRNSRLDASASAIISKADTYFVASVLLQEGDPVATGADVSHRGGRPGFVRIDDDHTLTAPDFVGNFIFNTIGNWQFDNHAGLMFIDFDSGAMLYIAAHAEVLWDGPELHAFNGAQRLFRYHIDEVCRVEASLPCTFTAPDYSPLLERTGHWDIVAKTLEAERLRTVWRPFKVLETIDESATIRSFILEPADGSGLVGYQAGQYLPIRLQPPGWAEPTIRTYTLSDASNGRTYRISVKREGKGGCSDFLHDHIVVGDTIETLAPRGAFVFDEAAGRPLALISAGVGITPLIAMLNSQLVNDGRTLLHKPIYCIHSATNSKHRAFAAHLAKKGELHANLTLHVAFSRPSEDDVLGKTHQSEGYIDRALLRRVLPLDDYEVYLCGPPGFMQSVYDALLSLGVRDSRIHLESFGPASVSRRIERTVEVDNSEGVVVTFAKSGRNAIWRPKVGSLLELAEANGLKPLYACRSGSCGTCVTRVVKGEVDYTEPPAHDVEPGEALICIARPHPGPHLEDGTQNREGVTLDI from the coding sequence ATGAGCAGTTCAACTGTTCCTTCTTCGCCCGGCTGGGACCTTGAGCGTTCACCGTTCCACGAAGGCGAGTTGGCAGTGCAGGAGCGCGTCGGGGTACGTGAAAAGATAGACGCTCAAGGGCGGCGTGCCGTTCGCCGGTACCTGACGGCCCAACAGAGGGAATTCTTCCTCATGCTGCCGTACGTTTTCATGGCATCCGTCGACTCCTCCGGTCGCCCTTGGGCTTCGTTTCTGGTTGGTGAGCCAGGCTTCGTCAATCCCACCGGCGATGTGACGCTTACGGTTCGCGCTCGCGCTCTATACGGTGACCCGCTAAACGACACGCTCGTGCCTGGCGCGGAGATAGCGTTGCTTGGCGTCCAGTTTCATACTCGCCGTCGGAATCGCGTGATAGGCACCGTTGGGGCGTTGCTGCCCGATGGCTTCACAATCGACGTCCGCCAGACCTTGGGTATCTGCCCGCAGTACATTCAGGGGCGCGAGCTCTCGTTCAATCGCGACCCGCTTTTACCGGAGCCGCGACCGGTTCACCGCAATAGCCGGCTCGACGCCTCGGCCTCGGCCATCATTTCTAAAGCCGATACTTATTTTGTGGCCAGCGTCCTTTTGCAAGAAGGGGACCCGGTTGCCACGGGCGCCGATGTGTCGCACCGCGGCGGACGGCCTGGCTTCGTCCGTATCGATGACGACCACACGCTGACAGCACCGGATTTTGTCGGCAACTTTATCTTCAATACGATTGGCAACTGGCAATTCGACAATCATGCGGGGCTGATGTTCATCGACTTTGATAGCGGCGCCATGCTCTACATCGCCGCTCACGCGGAGGTTCTATGGGACGGTCCTGAGTTGCACGCGTTCAACGGCGCACAGCGCCTGTTCCGTTATCACATCGACGAAGTTTGCCGGGTCGAGGCAAGCTTGCCATGCACTTTCACAGCGCCGGACTATTCCCCGCTTCTTGAGCGCACCGGCCACTGGGATATCGTCGCAAAAACGCTGGAAGCGGAACGGCTTCGTACGGTCTGGCGACCGTTCAAGGTTCTGGAGACCATTGACGAGAGTGCGACGATCCGCTCCTTCATTCTGGAGCCGGCAGACGGTAGCGGTCTCGTGGGTTACCAGGCAGGCCAGTATCTGCCCATCCGCCTGCAACCGCCTGGCTGGGCCGAGCCCACGATCCGCACTTACACGCTGTCCGACGCGTCGAACGGTAGGACCTATCGGATTAGCGTAAAACGAGAAGGCAAGGGCGGCTGCTCCGATTTTTTGCACGACCACATTGTTGTTGGCGACACGATAGAGACGCTCGCCCCGCGCGGTGCATTTGTGTTCGATGAGGCAGCAGGAAGACCTCTGGCGCTTATTTCCGCGGGAGTTGGCATTACGCCTTTGATCGCGATGCTCAATAGCCAACTGGTCAACGACGGGCGCACGCTCCTCCACAAGCCAATCTACTGCATCCATTCCGCGACTAACAGCAAGCACCGCGCATTCGCAGCACATCTTGCAAAGAAGGGCGAGCTTCATGCCAACCTCACTCTGCATGTCGCGTTCAGCCGTCCTTCTGAAGATGATGTGCTCGGAAAAACACATCAGAGTGAAGGATATATTGACCGGGCGCTTCTGCGCAGAGTACTTCCTCTTGACGATTACGAGGTTTATCTTTGCGGCCCACCGGGCTTCATGCAAAGCGTTTACGACGCTTTATTATCGCTAGGCGTGCGGGATTCGAGAATCCACCTCGAGAGCTTCGGGCCGGCCTCGGTTTCACGCCGAATCGAACGGACAGTGGAAGTGGACAACAGCGAAGGTGTCGTAGTCACGTTCGCCAAAAGTGGCCGGAACGCAATCTGGAGGCCGAAAGTTGGCAGTCTGCTCGAGTTGGCTGAGGCGAACGGTCTGAAGCCACTTTACGCCTGCCGGTCGGGCAGTTGCGGCACTTGCGTAACGCGAGTCGTTAAAGGTGAAGTCGACTACACCGAGCCTCCGGCACATGACGTGGAACCGGGAGAGGCGCTGATTTGTATTGCACGCCCGCATCCCGGCCCTCATCTCGAGGATGGAACGCAGAATCGTGAAGGTGTCACCTTGGATATCTAA
- a CDS encoding aminotransferase-like domain-containing protein, protein MMRTSGWTPILEGGNGPTYLAIANAVAESINKGELRVGDRLPPQRSLAALLGIDFTTVSRGYAEAQRRGLLEARVGRGTYVKAIQRPSATLTNVSGIDMLINQPPPFDDPTLEKRIWEGVPAMLAERGMEMLMRYQVPSGAMRDRLVGANWLTQRIPGLGPERVLVCPGAQGALLAVSMMLASAGDTICVEALTYPGCLLLAKELGVRLSAVEMDEHGAMPESLDAICRSEKPKAFYCTPIVHNPTTITMPLDRRIALVEVARRHKLPIIEDDNYWPLVNSPDDSADALRELPALASLAPELVHYISGLAKCVSPALRIAYLAVPDQSSAERASVVIRATASMAAPLSAAVATYWIESGLAEEMLSAIRTESEARQAIAHRHLAADLENRHGYGFHLWLPLPVPWTCNAFITQLKLSGISVAGTDAFSVSEAPDGVRLCLGAPRTRNDLENCMRRIADILHLKSYEPSQVI, encoded by the coding sequence ATGATGCGAACATCTGGCTGGACTCCAATTCTCGAAGGCGGGAATGGTCCGACGTATCTGGCAATTGCCAATGCCGTCGCTGAAAGCATAAATAAGGGTGAGCTCCGCGTCGGCGACAGATTACCCCCGCAACGTTCACTGGCCGCATTACTCGGCATCGACTTCACAACCGTTAGCAGGGGCTATGCCGAGGCCCAGCGACGAGGTCTGCTCGAGGCTCGCGTGGGTCGCGGCACCTATGTGAAGGCGATACAGCGTCCGTCTGCCACTCTAACGAACGTGTCCGGCATCGACATGTTGATAAATCAGCCCCCGCCGTTCGACGACCCCACGCTTGAGAAGCGCATCTGGGAAGGTGTGCCTGCAATGCTGGCCGAGCGCGGCATGGAAATGCTCATGCGCTACCAGGTGCCGAGCGGAGCCATGAGAGACCGTCTGGTGGGGGCGAACTGGCTCACTCAACGTATTCCGGGCCTCGGACCTGAGCGCGTCCTTGTTTGCCCCGGCGCACAAGGCGCACTCCTTGCCGTCTCCATGATGTTGGCAAGCGCGGGAGACACCATTTGCGTAGAGGCGTTGACGTATCCAGGCTGCCTCCTGCTTGCGAAGGAACTGGGTGTTCGTCTGTCGGCGGTCGAAATGGACGAGCACGGAGCGATGCCTGAATCACTTGACGCGATTTGCCGATCCGAGAAACCGAAGGCGTTCTATTGCACTCCCATTGTTCACAATCCCACCACGATTACGATGCCGCTGGACCGGCGCATCGCTTTAGTCGAAGTAGCGCGCCGTCACAAACTCCCCATCATCGAAGATGACAACTATTGGCCTCTGGTCAACTCGCCCGACGATTCTGCCGATGCCTTGCGCGAACTTCCCGCTCTAGCGTCGCTGGCGCCCGAGTTGGTGCATTACATATCGGGACTGGCGAAATGCGTGTCGCCCGCATTGCGAATCGCCTATCTGGCCGTACCTGACCAAAGCTCCGCAGAGAGAGCATCCGTCGTGATACGTGCGACGGCATCGATGGCCGCGCCGTTGAGCGCCGCCGTTGCTACTTACTGGATTGAATCTGGTTTGGCAGAAGAGATGCTCAGTGCGATACGCACAGAAAGTGAAGCACGCCAAGCTATCGCGCACCGGCACCTAGCTGCTGACCTGGAAAATCGACATGGTTACGGCTTTCATTTGTGGCTGCCATTACCCGTGCCTTGGACATGCAACGCGTTCATAACCCAACTGAAGCTTTCAGGTATATCCGTCGCGGGTACTGACGCCTTTTCGGTTTCCGAGGCACCCGATGGTGTCCGACTCTGCTTAGGCGCGCCGAGAACACGTAACGACCTTGAAAATTGCATGCGTCGAATCGCCGACATCCTGCATCTCAAATCGTATGAACCGAGTCAAGTAATCTGA
- a CDS encoding branched-chain amino acid ABC transporter substrate-binding protein has protein sequence MNADKPIFKRKLFAFHDACFYCMDMRDAASLWFYAAPLHWRSDVDREQIMNWLMSTLKRFAGGVIFSIATLWCQGAQSEDAAVVRIGFAAPLTGPSAADGKEMKNAARLAIEDANARHPKIGERTVSFELAPLDDQADPRVASQVAQRFVDMSVAGVVGHFNSGCSIAASNVYDDAQIAQVSPSSTSAIYTLRGKKSSFRVVGQDAVAGAELGRYLVEDFQARRVAIVDDRTDFGAGLADRVSDFIAQRHVAIVAREYVTDKTVDFSAILTRIRSQNADLVVFGGFDAQAAQIVRRMRSAGMKATLAGEGFNNAIFLNLARGDGEGTVTIQPGLPLNRMPAKDFASRYEARYKAKLEGFQAPYAYDATSVIVQAVLAAQSARAVDVLQAVRKTNMDGLTGPIAFDKNGDLAAAPYTIYRLTGGRWTDKKVSVAHGE, from the coding sequence TTGAATGCAGACAAGCCGATTTTTAAAAGAAAATTGTTTGCATTTCACGATGCTTGTTTCTATTGTATGGATATGCGCGATGCAGCAAGCCTGTGGTTCTACGCCGCGCCGTTGCACTGGCGAAGTGATGTCGATCGGGAGCAAATCATGAACTGGCTCATGAGCACGTTGAAGCGCTTCGCCGGCGGGGTGATTTTCTCGATCGCGACTCTGTGGTGTCAGGGCGCTCAGTCAGAAGACGCGGCTGTTGTTCGCATTGGATTTGCTGCCCCATTGACGGGCCCCTCGGCGGCAGATGGAAAAGAAATGAAAAACGCGGCGCGACTGGCTATCGAGGACGCGAATGCGCGGCATCCAAAGATAGGCGAGCGTACTGTCTCATTCGAGCTGGCGCCACTTGATGACCAGGCGGACCCGCGAGTAGCGAGTCAGGTTGCGCAGCGCTTTGTCGATATGTCGGTTGCGGGGGTGGTAGGGCATTTCAATTCCGGGTGCAGCATTGCCGCCTCGAACGTATACGACGATGCCCAGATTGCACAGGTAAGCCCTAGCTCCACGAGCGCTATCTATACGCTTCGAGGGAAGAAGTCGTCGTTCAGAGTCGTTGGGCAGGACGCGGTTGCCGGTGCTGAACTGGGACGCTATCTTGTCGAAGATTTTCAGGCTAGGCGTGTTGCCATCGTTGACGACAGAACTGATTTCGGTGCGGGCCTGGCCGACCGGGTCAGCGATTTCATCGCGCAGCGCCACGTCGCAATTGTTGCCCGAGAGTACGTGACGGATAAGACAGTTGATTTCAGCGCTATCCTGACCCGAATCCGCTCTCAGAACGCTGATTTGGTTGTATTCGGCGGGTTTGATGCGCAAGCCGCCCAGATCGTCAGACGGATGCGAAGTGCGGGCATGAAGGCGACGCTCGCCGGAGAGGGGTTCAACAACGCTATCTTTTTGAATCTCGCCCGCGGGGACGGTGAAGGTACGGTCACTATCCAGCCAGGCTTGCCGTTGAACAGAATGCCAGCAAAGGATTTTGCGTCCCGCTATGAGGCGCGATACAAGGCAAAGCTGGAAGGATTCCAGGCACCCTATGCCTACGATGCTACCTCGGTCATCGTACAGGCCGTACTGGCCGCTCAATCTGCCAGAGCCGTCGATGTACTGCAGGCGGTGCGGAAAACAAACATGGACGGTTTGACAGGACCGATTGCCTTTGACAAAAACGGTGACCTGGCTGCGGCTCCGTACACGATATATCGACTAACAGGTGGTCGTTGGACGGACAAGAAGGTGTCTGTCGCCCATGGCGAGTAG
- a CDS encoding ectoine synthase codes for MLVRDVDSTVGTPRHIRGKGWDSKRLVVAADGVCFSLHDTTVEEGTQMELQYRHHVEANYCFGGEGEVVDLASGERFKLRPGSVYVLDKHDRHLVRAVKGDLRLVCVFTPALAGEETHTADGGYEPIRAVPDSPAED; via the coding sequence ATGTTAGTACGTGACGTCGATTCAACCGTTGGAACACCGAGACACATTCGCGGAAAAGGCTGGGACAGCAAGCGATTAGTCGTCGCGGCCGACGGGGTGTGTTTCTCCCTCCACGATACGACAGTCGAAGAGGGCACCCAGATGGAATTGCAGTATCGGCACCACGTGGAGGCAAATTATTGCTTCGGTGGAGAAGGCGAGGTTGTAGACCTCGCGAGTGGCGAGAGATTTAAGCTTAGACCAGGCAGCGTATATGTGCTGGATAAACATGACCGTCATCTCGTGCGAGCTGTTAAAGGTGACCTTCGACTTGTTTGCGTATTCACGCCGGCCCTCGCGGGAGAGGAAACTCACACTGCAGATGGGGGATATGAGCCGATTCGAGCCGTTCCCGATTCGCCTGCAGAAGATTGA
- a CDS encoding helix-turn-helix domain-containing protein, which translates to MNPDMFACEPGFRKSEHPTNSLEEEADWRKSAHIQFSASRISIAFWRDIAEHERQLSAPVLEDCYIIEVLLRNTIVDCFRNGKRITKGTGGFGGTQIAGPGEEIRCNFKRPVEAVHVFVPRATLVATYEELQQCKCPADYHLSDPGFAPDTVMGKLGCTLLDATSLRSPFSGLYCESLGMAILARAMEFQNRFLDDGLRQGLAPWRLKRTIEYIEDNLGEQISLTDLAQRAGLSRMHFAAQFKLATGLSPHAYLTEKRLGAAKSLLAEGRLPIAQIAYAVGFHTQAHFTTVFRQATGLTPKRWREQASGATR; encoded by the coding sequence ATGAATCCCGATATGTTTGCCTGCGAACCAGGGTTTCGAAAATCCGAACACCCTACCAACTCACTCGAAGAAGAGGCGGACTGGCGTAAGTCCGCACACATCCAGTTTTCAGCGTCGCGCATTTCTATCGCATTCTGGCGTGACATTGCGGAACACGAGCGGCAGCTGAGCGCTCCAGTACTTGAAGACTGTTACATTATCGAAGTGCTGCTGCGGAACACAATCGTGGACTGCTTTCGAAATGGGAAACGGATAACAAAGGGCACGGGAGGCTTCGGCGGGACGCAAATCGCCGGCCCCGGCGAAGAAATCCGTTGCAACTTCAAAAGGCCGGTAGAAGCAGTTCACGTATTCGTACCGCGGGCGACTCTCGTTGCAACCTATGAGGAGTTGCAGCAATGTAAGTGTCCTGCGGACTATCACCTTTCGGACCCAGGGTTTGCGCCCGATACGGTGATGGGAAAGCTGGGATGTACCTTGCTCGACGCCACAAGTTTGCGAAGCCCATTTTCTGGTCTTTATTGCGAAAGCCTTGGCATGGCAATCCTTGCTCGAGCGATGGAATTCCAAAACAGATTTCTGGACGACGGTCTTCGCCAAGGCCTCGCACCATGGAGATTGAAGCGCACTATAGAGTACATTGAAGACAATCTCGGTGAACAGATTAGCCTGACAGACCTCGCGCAGCGTGCGGGATTGAGCCGCATGCACTTTGCAGCACAGTTCAAGCTTGCCACGGGACTGAGTCCGCATGCATACCTGACAGAGAAGCGATTGGGCGCTGCTAAATCGCTACTTGCAGAGGGACGTTTGCCAATCGCGCAAATTGCCTATGCGGTAGGATTTCATACGCAGGCGCATTTCACGACGGTGTTCCGTCAGGCGACCGGTTTGACTCCGAAGCGCTGGAGGGAGCAGGCATCGGGGGCAACGCGCTAG
- a CDS encoding AraC family transcriptional regulator codes for MPPLSPGHVFLNCSTMTGSNPRTTAEFARFGHVAKIQAIEALHARFESHRFAAHAHDTWSIGAVVAGAKDISVRKASRRVLAANQIYCMPPGSPHAGKAVGGMCEYVMLYVPDEAWQQQCEAFDVDVCQLMRELPGDLQQVRIARAFVDQVITSPETVDAWSGEWTLFCESLLHKYRGLPRSKAPLSSCGRTSAGLRRAHEFLHEFWNRNVSLEDLARESSMSASDVCRRFAIAYGLTPHRYQLMLRVSEGKSRLLAGADISAVATETGFADQSHFGRHFKSIFGVTPGTVAKARR; via the coding sequence ATGCCGCCGCTTTCTCCAGGCCATGTTTTTTTGAATTGCTCGACTATGACGGGAAGTAATCCACGAACTACGGCAGAGTTTGCGCGATTCGGACATGTTGCGAAAATTCAGGCAATTGAGGCGCTGCACGCCAGATTCGAAAGCCATCGGTTCGCCGCTCACGCACACGACACGTGGTCGATAGGCGCCGTTGTGGCGGGTGCGAAAGATATTTCGGTGAGAAAGGCGAGCCGACGAGTTTTGGCGGCAAACCAGATCTACTGTATGCCTCCGGGCAGTCCGCATGCCGGAAAGGCAGTCGGAGGAATGTGCGAATATGTGATGCTCTACGTTCCCGATGAAGCGTGGCAGCAGCAGTGCGAAGCCTTCGACGTGGATGTGTGCCAACTTATGCGAGAGTTGCCGGGCGACTTGCAACAAGTGCGAATCGCCCGGGCGTTCGTGGACCAGGTTATCACGTCTCCCGAGACGGTAGATGCGTGGTCGGGGGAATGGACGCTTTTCTGCGAGTCATTGCTGCATAAGTATCGTGGCTTGCCTCGGTCGAAAGCTCCGTTGTCGTCGTGCGGCCGCACGAGTGCAGGCCTTCGTCGTGCGCACGAATTTCTGCATGAATTCTGGAATCGAAACGTATCGCTTGAAGACCTCGCACGCGAGTCTTCGATGTCGGCATCGGATGTGTGTCGCCGCTTCGCGATAGCCTACGGTTTGACGCCGCACAGATATCAGTTAATGCTTCGCGTAAGCGAGGGAAAGTCCCGGTTGCTAGCAGGTGCCGATATATCGGCTGTAGCCACGGAGACAGGATTTGCTGACCAAAGCCATTTCGGGCGTCACTTCAAGTCAATCTTTGGTGTGACACCGGGAACCGTTGCCAAGGCTCGCCGATAG
- a CDS encoding alpha/beta fold hydrolase, with amino-acid sequence MSNNSSFHVTKDGTRIFFKDWGEGTPIVFSHGWPLDADAWDSQMLFLGLRGYRVIAHDRRAHGRSTQTWDNNDMNTYADDLSGLLDMLDVKDAMLVGHSTGGGEVVRYLGRHGTKRISKAVLIGAIPPVMLKSASNPGGLSIDVFDNIRAGVLQRAQYYKDLAMPFYGYNRQGATPVQGVIDEFWLEGMRGGIKGQYDCVKQFSETDFTQDLQRIKIPTLLLHGDDDQIVPISDSAALSSKLLSNATLKVYQGAPHGMCTTLSDKVNADLLAFARS; translated from the coding sequence ATGAGCAATAACAGCAGTTTCCATGTGACCAAAGATGGGACACGTATCTTTTTTAAGGATTGGGGAGAAGGGACGCCAATCGTCTTTTCACACGGATGGCCTCTCGACGCTGACGCGTGGGACTCGCAAATGCTCTTTCTCGGACTTCGGGGCTACCGCGTCATCGCCCACGATCGCCGTGCCCACGGGCGCTCCACACAGACTTGGGATAACAACGACATGAACACGTATGCCGACGACCTCTCCGGTTTGCTCGACATGCTCGATGTAAAAGACGCGATGCTCGTTGGTCACTCAACTGGCGGTGGAGAAGTCGTTCGCTACCTCGGACGACACGGAACCAAACGTATTTCCAAAGCCGTCCTTATTGGAGCTATTCCGCCGGTTATGCTGAAGAGTGCAAGCAATCCCGGTGGATTGTCGATAGATGTCTTCGACAACATTCGCGCCGGTGTGTTGCAACGTGCGCAATATTATAAAGACCTCGCGATGCCGTTTTATGGTTACAACCGTCAGGGCGCCACTCCTGTGCAAGGGGTAATCGACGAATTCTGGCTCGAAGGGATGCGTGGTGGAATCAAAGGCCAGTATGACTGCGTGAAGCAATTCTCCGAGACGGACTTTACGCAAGACCTTCAGAGAATCAAGATTCCTACTCTTCTGCTGCACGGAGACGACGACCAGATAGTGCCCATTTCGGACTCGGCGGCACTCTCTTCCAAACTGCTGAGCAACGCAACCCTCAAGGTATACCAAGGGGCGCCTCACGGCATGTGTACAACGCTGTCCGACAAAGTCAATGCGGATTTGCTTGCCTTCGCCAGATCATGA
- a CDS encoding FUSC family protein, whose amino-acid sequence MLNRKSNPSSSSQRWSNWLYAVVSAIYRKRPVWMVSFSTSEASLSEGLRAACASTAMLALGNLLHEPTFAWAAIGAFWTCLADAGGSNRARFASMMGFAVLSTLCGGLTAYASGAGAVFAALAVLVFTTIGAFGRIWGAATSQVTILAATACVVMVDRPMHSVRQGMAFLGIYLVGCLFAVALSLTVWRIHPFGTSRSSLRAVYLRLADIAVDSARLLERRAARGEWATHAAKFRADARAALERSRKVLARVPASRTGGRETYDTLLGLLTDSEALFAYLIAVSGACERVPDDAWRAQRAARLLTVMGDVLRGIGAAANDAQWARLADLQLRLRRFARRLETALMEPVTLKSDFELVDFTPVHAEPEGWRDNAARLFTRVWSTFKANLSVESVGLRHAARVGVTTTTGFLVIRALGLPFGYWATMATLLILQPSIAATWPRSIERAAGSIVGGVLAAAIGYAIHSPLGISLAVFPLVMATMALRPVSYSLFVLFLTPTFVLVADFATPGASEFAYALTRLGNNVLGCVLALLATFYLWPTREKIDYRAYLSEAVRANLAYLKAAMESPRRSEKEMERLRRAAGLGSNNAEEAIGRMRLEKLEDSMVDTVTLTVLSLLRRMAGTATQLRLSMNRRDMHDELGTWIATVSADIDAALSRTLRPVRLGLPAREGLTSLEADAVGELALMHRLLNERMREARG is encoded by the coding sequence ATGCTGAATCGCAAGTCCAACCCGTCGTCTTCATCGCAACGCTGGTCGAACTGGCTGTATGCCGTCGTCAGCGCGATCTACCGCAAGCGGCCGGTATGGATGGTGTCGTTTTCGACCAGCGAGGCCAGCCTCTCCGAAGGCTTGCGAGCGGCTTGTGCGTCGACGGCCATGCTCGCGCTCGGCAATCTGCTGCACGAACCGACATTTGCGTGGGCGGCGATCGGCGCGTTCTGGACCTGCCTCGCCGATGCGGGCGGCTCCAACCGCGCGCGCTTTGCCTCGATGATGGGCTTCGCGGTGCTGTCCACACTGTGCGGCGGCCTGACCGCTTACGCTTCCGGAGCGGGCGCCGTGTTCGCGGCGCTCGCGGTGCTGGTGTTCACGACAATCGGCGCATTCGGCAGGATCTGGGGCGCGGCCACATCGCAGGTAACGATTCTCGCGGCCACCGCATGCGTCGTGATGGTCGACCGGCCGATGCACAGCGTTCGGCAAGGCATGGCGTTTCTCGGCATCTACCTGGTGGGGTGTCTGTTTGCCGTGGCGCTGAGTTTGACGGTCTGGCGCATTCATCCTTTCGGCACGAGCCGCTCGTCGTTGCGCGCCGTGTATCTGCGTCTTGCCGATATCGCCGTGGACAGCGCGCGGCTGCTCGAACGCCGCGCGGCGCGCGGCGAATGGGCCACGCATGCCGCAAAATTTCGCGCCGACGCCCGCGCCGCGCTGGAGCGCTCGCGCAAAGTGCTCGCGCGTGTGCCGGCATCGAGAACGGGTGGCCGCGAAACCTACGACACGCTGCTCGGCCTGCTGACCGACAGCGAAGCGTTGTTCGCGTATCTGATCGCCGTCTCGGGCGCCTGTGAACGAGTCCCCGACGACGCATGGCGCGCGCAACGCGCGGCGCGGCTGCTGACGGTCATGGGCGACGTACTGCGCGGCATCGGCGCGGCCGCCAACGACGCACAGTGGGCGCGTCTCGCCGATTTGCAGCTGCGTTTGCGGCGTTTTGCTCGGCGCCTCGAAACTGCCTTGATGGAGCCCGTGACACTGAAGTCCGATTTCGAACTGGTCGACTTCACGCCGGTGCACGCAGAGCCCGAAGGCTGGCGCGACAACGCCGCGCGGCTTTTCACTCGCGTCTGGTCCACCTTCAAGGCCAACCTGTCGGTCGAGTCCGTCGGCTTGCGGCACGCGGCGCGCGTCGGCGTGACGACCACCACGGGCTTTCTCGTGATCCGCGCGCTCGGCCTGCCGTTCGGCTACTGGGCCACAATGGCGACGCTGCTGATTTTGCAACCGTCGATCGCCGCGACCTGGCCGCGCAGTATCGAGCGTGCGGCCGGCAGCATCGTAGGCGGCGTGCTGGCGGCGGCGATCGGCTATGCGATCCATTCGCCGCTCGGCATTTCGCTCGCGGTATTTCCGCTGGTGATGGCGACCATGGCGCTGCGGCCAGTGAGCTACAGCCTCTTCGTGTTGTTCCTCACGCCGACCTTCGTGCTGGTCGCCGACTTCGCGACGCCGGGCGCCAGCGAATTCGCCTATGCGCTCACGCGGCTCGGCAACAACGTGCTCGGTTGCGTATTGGCGCTGCTGGCCACGTTCTATCTCTGGCCGACGCGCGAAAAGATCGACTATCGCGCGTACTTGAGCGAGGCGGTGCGCGCCAATCTGGCTTATCTGAAAGCCGCGATGGAATCGCCTCGCCGCAGCGAGAAAGAGATGGAGCGCTTGCGCCGCGCCGCGGGTCTGGGCAGCAATAACGCAGAGGAAGCCATCGGCCGGATGCGCCTCGAAAAACTCGAGGACTCGATGGTCGACACCGTCACGCTCACCGTGCTGAGCCTGTTGCGAAGAATGGCCGGCACCGCGACGCAACTGCGCCTGAGTATGAACCGGCGCGACATGCACGACGAACTCGGCACGTGGATCGCGACCGTGAGCGCGGACATAGACGCCGCGTTGAGCCGCACCTTGCGACCGGTGCGCCTTGGGCTCCCCGCGCGAGAAGGGCTGACTTCACTGGAAGCCGATGCAGTGGGCGAGCTGGCGCTGATGCATCGGCTGCTCAACGAGCGGATGCGTGAGGCGAGGGGATAG
- a CDS encoding GIY-YIG nuclease family protein, producing the protein MAWFLYLLECSDGSVYTGIAVDVQARFDKHVSGEGARYTRSRKPVQVLASFELTDRSTASRAEYWVKRLSPSEKRALAAGLRTLESVMPLPEPEPAVDEEQAEEKTGAS; encoded by the coding sequence ATGGCCTGGTTTCTCTATCTTCTTGAATGCTCGGACGGCAGCGTTTATACCGGCATCGCCGTCGATGTGCAGGCGCGCTTCGACAAACACGTGAGTGGCGAAGGCGCGCGTTATACGCGTTCGCGCAAGCCGGTGCAGGTGCTGGCGTCGTTCGAATTGACGGATCGGTCTACTGCTTCGCGCGCGGAGTATTGGGTCAAGCGGTTGTCGCCTTCCGAGAAGCGGGCGCTTGCAGCGGGACTGCGCACGCTCGAATCGGTGATGCCATTGCCCGAACCCGAACCGGCTGTCGACGAAGAGCAAGCTGAGGAAAAAACCGGCGCGTCCTGA